One window from the genome of Sphingomicrobium arenosum encodes:
- a CDS encoding alpha/beta hydrolase family protein — protein MLRLFGAACLAALSTLAVGHAAAQPLLPTQLVEDDSLKSPRLSPNGQLVASYLHEEDGDTIVLMDASDSERASPIDMGGIHLRDLQWADDHRLLLSVLRPERVRGFDFHSQRLVVLDIRNGDMVVADPKSRGLVTGRVLHIDEEGDFAIVASEDRVGETPTVKRIDLATGDAEILERDRHDVWRWAVDSEGVVRAGIAVEDGKYRIYYRQREGEDLRKIKGRIDERTNVTLDSMHFGLPGADAVVVTNADSDRFAAYRFDFETGEVGDKIFEHETADLDDVIFDGDYRITGFTYQDDRPRTHWIDEDYAALQAKLDRALPDRNNVILDFSRDNGRVLLFSSGPTAPGTYFVLDEAERTMAPIISRFPDVDAERLSPTRSVTYAARDGLDIPAYLTLPKGGAQEGLPLILMPHGGPYARDDWGYDPLVQLFASRGYAVFQPQFRGSTGRGRAFVEAGFGEWGRGMQDDLDDGVDWLAAQGLVDPARVCIVGSSFGGYAAMWGAIRNPERYRCAVSHAGVSDLDRAVRHTKRAMSAKRYFRDWRDSIRGMERLDLDQYSPIEQAERLSVPLFLSHGEKDGIVDVDQTTRFARALERAGKPFTLRLYPDGGHSLDQDELIDYMQRISAFVAEHNPS, from the coding sequence ATGTTGCGTCTGTTCGGAGCGGCCTGCCTTGCCGCGCTGTCCACTCTTGCCGTCGGCCATGCGGCCGCCCAACCGCTCCTGCCGACGCAATTGGTCGAGGACGACTCCCTCAAGAGCCCGCGCCTCTCACCCAATGGCCAGCTGGTTGCCAGCTACCTGCACGAAGAGGATGGCGACACCATCGTCCTCATGGATGCAAGCGACAGCGAACGGGCAAGCCCGATCGACATGGGCGGTATTCATTTGCGCGACCTCCAATGGGCCGACGATCACCGCCTGCTCCTCTCGGTCCTGCGCCCCGAACGTGTTCGCGGCTTCGACTTCCACTCGCAGCGCCTCGTCGTCCTTGACATCCGCAACGGCGACATGGTCGTCGCCGATCCCAAGTCGCGAGGGCTCGTGACGGGCCGGGTACTGCACATCGACGAGGAGGGCGACTTCGCCATCGTCGCCAGCGAAGATCGGGTCGGCGAGACCCCCACGGTCAAGCGCATCGATCTTGCCACCGGCGATGCCGAGATTCTCGAGCGCGATCGCCATGACGTCTGGCGCTGGGCTGTCGACAGCGAGGGCGTCGTGCGCGCCGGGATCGCGGTCGAGGACGGCAAGTATCGCATCTACTATCGCCAGCGCGAGGGCGAGGACCTGCGCAAGATCAAGGGCCGGATCGACGAGCGCACCAACGTCACGCTCGACAGCATGCACTTCGGCCTGCCCGGCGCCGATGCGGTCGTCGTCACCAACGCCGACAGCGACCGCTTCGCCGCCTATCGCTTCGACTTCGAAACCGGCGAGGTCGGGGACAAGATCTTCGAGCATGAGACCGCCGATCTCGACGACGTCATCTTCGACGGCGATTATCGGATCACCGGCTTTACCTATCAGGACGATCGCCCCCGCACGCACTGGATCGACGAGGATTATGCCGCGCTCCAGGCCAAGCTCGACCGCGCTCTGCCCGACCGCAACAATGTCATCCTCGATTTCTCGCGCGACAATGGCCGTGTCCTCCTCTTCTCGAGCGGGCCGACCGCACCCGGCACCTATTTCGTGCTCGACGAAGCCGAGCGCACCATGGCGCCGATCATCTCGCGCTTCCCCGACGTCGATGCCGAACGATTGAGCCCGACCCGGTCGGTGACCTACGCCGCGCGCGACGGGCTCGACATTCCCGCCTATCTCACGCTGCCCAAGGGAGGCGCGCAGGAAGGCCTGCCGCTCATCCTCATGCCGCACGGCGGCCCCTATGCGCGCGACGACTGGGGCTACGACCCGCTCGTCCAGCTCTTCGCCAGCCGCGGCTATGCTGTCTTCCAGCCGCAGTTTCGTGGCTCGACCGGGCGCGGACGCGCCTTCGTCGAGGCGGGGTTCGGCGAATGGGGCCGCGGCATGCAGGACGATCTCGACGACGGCGTCGACTGGCTCGCCGCGCAAGGGCTCGTCGACCCCGCGCGCGTCTGCATCGTCGGCAGCAGCTTTGGCGGATACGCCGCCATGTGGGGCGCGATCCGCAACCCCGAACGCTATCGCTGCGCGGTCAGCCATGCCGGCGTCAGCGACCTCGACCGTGCCGTCCGCCACACCAAGCGCGCCATGTCGGCCAAGCGCTATTTCCGCGACTGGCGCGATTCGATCCGCGGCATGGAACGGCTCGACCTCGACCAATATAGCCCGATCGAGCAGGCCGAGCGTCTCTCGGTGCCGCTGTTCCTCAGCCACGGCGAGAAAGACGGCATCGTCGATGTCGACCAGACCACCCGCTTCGCCCGTGCGCTCGAGCGCGCCGGCAAACCCTTCACGCTCCGGCTCTATCCCGATGGCGGGCACAGCCTCGATCAGGACGAGCTCATCGACTATATGCAGCGCATCAGCGCCTTCGTCGCCGAACACAATCCCAGCTGA
- the infA gene encoding translation initiation factor IF-1 yields the protein MAKEELLEMRGRVVELLPNAMFRVELENGHEILGHTAGKMRKNRIRVLTGDEVLVELTPYDLTKGRITYRFK from the coding sequence ATGGCCAAGGAAGAACTTCTCGAAATGCGGGGTCGGGTGGTCGAACTGCTGCCCAACGCGATGTTCCGCGTCGAGCTGGAAAACGGCCACGAGATCCTCGGACACACCGCAGGCAAGATGCGCAAGAACCGCATCCGCGTGCTGACCGGCGACGAAGTCCTCGTCGAGCTGACCCCCTACGACCTCACCAAGGGTCGGATCACCTACCGCTTCAAATAG
- a CDS encoding Maf family protein produces MKLVLASASPRRRELLARIHVTPDLVDPADIDEDPTPGELPRPHAGRLAAEKAAVVAGRHPDALVLAGDTVVAVGRRILPKAEDEATLRDCLHLLSGRRHRVFTGIAAVAPDGRSWSKVVETIVAMKRLSSQEIDTYAAMEAEWMGKAGGYGLQGYGEVYVRFIHGSHSNVVGLPVAETRHMLKSAGLTIP; encoded by the coding sequence ATGAAACTCGTGCTCGCCTCGGCCTCGCCTCGCCGCCGCGAATTGCTGGCGCGCATCCATGTGACGCCCGATCTCGTCGATCCCGCCGATATCGACGAGGATCCGACGCCCGGCGAACTGCCGCGCCCCCATGCCGGCCGCCTCGCCGCCGAAAAGGCCGCGGTGGTCGCGGGGCGCCACCCTGACGCGCTCGTGCTGGCAGGCGATACCGTCGTCGCCGTCGGCCGACGCATCCTGCCCAAGGCCGAGGACGAGGCGACCTTGCGCGACTGTCTCCACCTCCTCTCGGGCCGCCGCCACCGCGTCTTCACCGGCATCGCCGCGGTCGCTCCCGACGGGCGCTCATGGTCCAAGGTCGTCGAGACCATCGTCGCCATGAAGCGGCTCTCGAGCCAGGAAATCGACACCTACGCCGCGATGGAGGCTGAGTGGATGGGCAAGGCGGGCGGCTATGGCCTCCAAGGCTATGGCGAAGTCTATGTCCGCTTCATCCACGGCAGCCATTCCAACGTCGTCGGCCTGCCCGTCGCCGAAACCCGCCACATGCTCAAATCCGCCGGGCTGACGATCCCGTGA
- a CDS encoding ribonuclease, whose product MNGLVQPEWIIEEGIGETRAALVEQDDILEARIRRHGVTPAGTILDAKLLAIAPRVTVEAEGEQFLLPRGASGISEGATIRIRVTREALGGAEPWKRALAVQTDEAVAPAPPLADGQPGTIPGWDDLIEDARTGTASFDGGQLKIEPTSAMTMIDVDGWLVPDKLSQMAAWASARAIRRLDLGGATGIDFPSLEGREPKKRVGDILDMYLEKPFERTAMNGFGFVQVVRPKTRASLIDLATDRAAFEARALLRQAQAHIGAATIDAHPAVIAALRPDWIAALERRIGGTVTLAPRPDLSLSGATVQGA is encoded by the coding sequence GTGAACGGGCTCGTCCAGCCTGAGTGGATCATCGAGGAAGGCATCGGCGAGACCCGCGCCGCGCTGGTCGAGCAGGACGACATCCTCGAAGCCCGCATTCGCCGCCACGGCGTGACGCCCGCAGGCACAATCCTCGACGCCAAACTCCTCGCCATCGCCCCGCGCGTCACGGTCGAGGCGGAAGGCGAACAATTCCTCCTCCCCCGCGGCGCGAGCGGGATCAGCGAGGGCGCGACCATCCGCATCCGCGTCACCCGCGAGGCCTTGGGCGGCGCCGAACCGTGGAAGCGCGCGCTCGCGGTCCAGACCGACGAGGCCGTGGCTCCCGCCCCGCCGCTCGCCGACGGGCAGCCCGGCACCATCCCCGGATGGGACGACCTCATCGAGGACGCCCGCACCGGCACCGCCAGCTTCGACGGCGGCCAGCTCAAGATCGAGCCGACCAGCGCCATGACCATGATCGACGTCGACGGCTGGCTCGTCCCCGACAAGCTCAGCCAGATGGCCGCCTGGGCCAGCGCGCGCGCCATCCGCCGCCTCGATCTGGGCGGTGCCACCGGTATCGACTTCCCCAGCCTCGAGGGCCGCGAGCCGAAAAAGAGGGTCGGCGACATCCTCGACATGTATCTCGAAAAGCCTTTCGAGCGCACCGCGATGAACGGCTTCGGTTTCGTCCAGGTCGTGCGGCCCAAGACCCGCGCCAGCCTGATCGACCTCGCGACCGACCGCGCCGCCTTCGAGGCCCGCGCCTTGCTGCGACAAGCACAGGCCCATATCGGCGCCGCCACCATCGACGCCCACCCCGCCGTGATCGCCGCGCTGCGCCCCGACTGGATCGCCGCGCTCGAACGCCGCATCGGCGGCACCGTGACGCTCGCGCCGCGCCCCGACCTCTCGCTCTCGGGCGCTACGGTCCAAGGGGCATAA
- a CDS encoding dienelactone hydrolase family protein, giving the protein MCKRSPLDPDLLSLSRRRFAVLGLATTLAACAGGGMGSSAGLRERRVSIPTASGVMDGFFVHPKGETSAAVFLWPDIAGLRPAFEVMARRLAATGRAVLVVNQYYRTGPAPLFDDFAAFREQDGFTKVRPWREALNPQAIAADTRAIVDWLDEQDEVDTNVGIGVQGYCMGGPFAFRSATARPDRIAAVASFHGGGLVTDAPDSPHRQLSDSKAAYLVAIAQDDDAEAPENKSVLRGAMAATGRPAEIEVYAGDHGWTVLDSPAYDADAAERAFGRLRALHDRVLG; this is encoded by the coding sequence ATGTGCAAGCGCTCGCCCCTCGACCCCGATCTTCTCAGCCTCAGCCGTCGCCGCTTCGCGGTGCTCGGCCTCGCCACGACCCTCGCCGCCTGCGCTGGCGGCGGCATGGGCAGCAGCGCGGGACTGCGCGAACGCCGCGTCTCCATCCCCACCGCCTCGGGCGTCATGGACGGGTTCTTCGTTCATCCCAAGGGTGAGACGTCGGCAGCGGTCTTCCTGTGGCCCGATATCGCCGGGCTGCGCCCCGCCTTCGAGGTCATGGCCCGCCGCCTCGCCGCGACCGGCCGCGCCGTGCTTGTCGTCAACCAATATTACCGCACCGGCCCCGCCCCGCTGTTCGACGACTTCGCCGCCTTTCGCGAACAGGACGGCTTCACCAAGGTCCGCCCGTGGCGCGAGGCCCTGAACCCGCAGGCCATCGCCGCCGACACGCGCGCCATCGTCGACTGGCTCGACGAACAGGACGAGGTCGACACGAACGTCGGCATCGGCGTCCAGGGCTATTGCATGGGCGGCCCCTTCGCCTTCCGCTCGGCGACCGCGCGGCCCGATCGCATCGCCGCCGTCGCCTCCTTCCACGGTGGCGGGCTCGTCACCGACGCTCCCGACAGCCCCCACCGCCAGTTGTCGGACAGCAAGGCCGCCTATCTCGTCGCCATCGCGCAGGACGACGATGCCGAGGCGCCCGAGAACAAGTCCGTCCTGCGCGGCGCGATGGCCGCGACCGGCCGCCCTGCCGAGATCGAGGTCTATGCCGGCGATCATGGCTGGACGGTCCTCGACAGCCCCGCCTATGACGCCGACGCCGCCGAACGCGCGTTCGGGCGCCTGCGCGCGCTGCACGATCGCGTGCTGGGTTGA
- a CDS encoding DNA gyrase inhibitor YacG: MPAKPAKCPICAKPTAHDHRPFCSRGCKDRDLLQWLGDGYRIPGPPALQEGVDSAEEDG, translated from the coding sequence ATGCCAGCAAAGCCCGCAAAATGTCCGATCTGCGCCAAACCGACGGCGCACGACCACCGCCCGTTCTGCAGCCGCGGCTGCAAGGATCGCGACCTGCTGCAATGGCTTGGCGATGGCTATCGCATCCCCGGCCCACCGGCCTTGCAAGAAGGGGTGGACAGCGCCGAAGAGGACGGCTAG
- a CDS encoding serine hydrolase domain-containing protein, with protein sequence MSTILLVAASLAVQPAITEMTPASIGASQALPLDAEAVGEIERFIEHGLERLAIPGASYALISGDQIIAQGGLGVRNALGDPMQADTLLMAASITKGMTTLLMAKAVELGLADWDDRVVDHYPSFALADAALAERLELRHLLCACTGLPWNDFFWSYNGKAHADEALVFEHLSTMSPVASLGEEYHYSNHLGAAAGYVTGKIFYPGLPIGEAYDLAMQTHIFGPIGMTRTTLDPVTAIGGTNVAEPFGHDSSGSFARVSQDENHGHPHSMALVRPTGGSWSSASDLARYVRNEILKGRAPDGTRLFAETPLLERRQPGIYTGQHDGHYGMGLRVENREGVDVIRHWGAARGYRSGIFFLPDADIGAVIMTNSEAGYALVDAFIVKVLELLYARSPRAMTMIEDAEQDLAAATHEQAALLQTVSTAPKLTPGRYSNEYLGDVDLILSGNRYRLDTGDWHLDVIASKNADGSIHLAGTSPGYRTYSYTYRLDDGGKAEIALDSGHTIFHFTRQGSVTQ encoded by the coding sequence ATGTCTACAATACTCCTGGTCGCGGCATCGCTCGCCGTACAACCCGCCATCACCGAAATGACACCCGCTAGCATCGGTGCGTCACAGGCGCTGCCGCTCGATGCCGAAGCTGTGGGGGAGATCGAGCGGTTCATCGAGCACGGTCTCGAACGGCTCGCGATCCCCGGTGCTTCCTATGCACTGATCTCGGGCGATCAGATCATCGCGCAGGGCGGTCTGGGGGTTCGCAACGCTCTGGGCGATCCAATGCAAGCCGATACGCTTCTGATGGCAGCGTCAATCACCAAGGGAATGACCACCTTGCTGATGGCCAAGGCGGTTGAGCTCGGGTTGGCAGATTGGGACGATCGCGTCGTCGACCATTACCCGTCATTTGCGCTCGCCGATGCGGCGCTGGCAGAGCGGCTCGAACTGCGTCATCTCCTGTGCGCCTGTACTGGCCTGCCTTGGAACGACTTTTTCTGGTCCTACAACGGTAAGGCCCATGCCGACGAGGCGCTCGTGTTCGAGCACCTAAGTACGATGTCACCCGTCGCGTCGCTCGGCGAGGAATATCATTACAGCAACCATCTCGGCGCGGCCGCTGGATATGTCACCGGCAAGATCTTCTACCCCGGCCTGCCGATCGGCGAGGCATACGATCTGGCGATGCAGACCCATATATTCGGTCCCATAGGCATGACGCGAACAACCCTCGATCCGGTCACCGCGATTGGCGGCACCAATGTCGCGGAGCCATTCGGCCATGATTCATCAGGCTCCTTCGCGCGCGTTTCGCAGGACGAAAACCACGGCCACCCCCATTCGATGGCGCTTGTCCGCCCAACTGGAGGATCATGGTCGAGCGCCAGCGACCTTGCACGATATGTCCGCAACGAAATCCTGAAAGGCAGAGCTCCCGACGGCACGCGCCTGTTCGCTGAAACGCCGCTGCTGGAACGTCGGCAGCCCGGTATCTATACCGGCCAGCATGACGGCCATTATGGCATGGGCCTGCGCGTCGAGAATCGCGAAGGGGTCGACGTGATCCGTCACTGGGGTGCGGCGCGCGGTTACCGCTCCGGCATCTTCTTCCTACCCGACGCCGACATTGGGGCGGTGATCATGACCAACTCGGAAGCCGGCTATGCTTTGGTCGATGCCTTCATCGTAAAGGTTCTGGAACTGCTGTACGCCCGCTCCCCTCGTGCCATGACGATGATCGAAGATGCCGAGCAAGACCTCGCGGCCGCCACCCATGAGCAAGCTGCGCTCTTGCAAACAGTATCGACGGCGCCAAAACTCACACCGGGGCGCTACTCCAACGAATACCTTGGCGATGTCGACCTCATCCTTTCAGGGAACCGTTACCGGCTCGACACCGGCGATTGGCACCTTGACGTGATCGCAAGCAAAAACGCTGATGGGTCGATCCATCTCGCTGGCACGTCGCCAGGGTATCGAACCTACTCCTACACCTATCGTCTCGACGACGGCGGAAAGGCCGAAATCGCGCTCGACAGTGGGCACACTATCTTCCATTTCACCCGCCAAGGCTCCGTGACCCAATAG
- the nhaA gene encoding Na+/H+ antiporter NhaA: MAKTPQDVAAQEKLAGIVLIVAALAALIAANSPLAELYEDLLKFKFGPVMPYSPPGYDGYTQFSVEYWVVDGLMAIFFLLVGLEVKREWLEGRLADSQARRLPIIAAIGGMAVPALIYALVVGFDPSRIHGWAIPAATDIAFAIGVLAILGRYAPASIKLLLVTIAIVDDVGAVIIIALFYTADLNTYALGAALAVTAIMATMALYGVRRLIWYLIGFFILWLLVLASGVHATIAGVLAALTVPIGRGEAKSPLRQLEHDIHPWVMFLIVPVFGFVAAGVELPSNVDALFEPLPLGVMLGLFLGKQLGVFGAIWAACKLRLAARPRGTRWAQVYGAAILCGIGFTMSLFIGGLAFPGQPELVDAAKIGTLAGSLLSALVGYAVLRFTPPIPSRADDIERAGDMFDPEPMRE; this comes from the coding sequence ATGGCCAAGACCCCCCAAGACGTCGCCGCGCAGGAAAAGCTCGCGGGTATCGTGCTCATCGTTGCCGCGCTCGCCGCGCTGATCGCTGCCAATTCGCCGCTCGCCGAACTCTACGAGGACCTGCTCAAGTTCAAGTTCGGCCCGGTCATGCCCTACAGCCCGCCGGGCTATGACGGTTACACCCAGTTCAGCGTCGAATATTGGGTCGTCGACGGCCTCATGGCGATCTTCTTCCTGCTCGTCGGGCTCGAGGTGAAGCGCGAATGGCTCGAGGGCCGCCTCGCGGATTCGCAGGCCCGCCGCCTGCCGATCATCGCCGCCATCGGGGGCATGGCCGTACCCGCGCTCATCTATGCGCTGGTCGTCGGCTTCGATCCCTCGCGCATCCATGGTTGGGCCATCCCGGCGGCCACCGACATCGCCTTCGCGATCGGCGTGCTGGCCATCCTCGGGCGCTATGCCCCGGCCTCGATCAAGCTCCTCCTCGTCACCATCGCCATCGTCGACGATGTCGGCGCGGTGATCATCATCGCGCTTTTCTATACCGCCGATCTCAACACCTATGCCTTGGGCGCCGCGCTCGCCGTCACCGCCATCATGGCGACGATGGCGCTCTATGGCGTGCGCCGCCTCATCTGGTACCTGATCGGCTTCTTCATCCTCTGGCTGCTCGTGTTGGCCAGCGGGGTGCATGCGACCATCGCGGGCGTGCTCGCCGCGCTCACCGTGCCGATCGGGCGCGGCGAGGCGAAATCGCCGCTTCGCCAGCTCGAACATGACATCCACCCCTGGGTGATGTTCCTCATCGTCCCGGTCTTCGGCTTCGTCGCCGCGGGCGTGGAACTGCCATCCAACGTGGACGCGCTGTTCGAGCCGCTGCCGCTCGGCGTCATGCTCGGCCTGTTCCTCGGCAAGCAACTGGGCGTCTTCGGTGCCATCTGGGCGGCCTGCAAGCTGCGCCTCGCCGCGCGTCCTCGCGGTACCCGCTGGGCCCAGGTCTATGGCGCGGCCATCCTGTGCGGCATCGGCTTCACGATGAGCCTGTTCATCGGCGGCCTCGCCTTCCCCGGCCAGCCCGAGCTGGTCGACGCCGCCAAGATCGGCACGCTGGCGGGATCGCTCCTGTCCGCGCTCGTCGGCTATGCCGTGCTGCGCTTCACCCCGCCGATCCCCAGCCGCGCCGACGACATCGAGCGCGCCGGCGACATGTTCGACCCCGAACCCATGCGCGAATAG
- a CDS encoding electron transfer flavoprotein subunit alpha/FixB family protein, which translates to MKTLVLVEHDGTAIKDATLSTVTAAAKLGEVHLLVVGKDVGAVAEAAAKIDGVGKVHVADAAHLEHQLAEDVAPIIIDQMGHHDVFLAPATTTGKNIAPRVAAKLDVAQISDIIAVDGDDTFKRPIYAGNAIATVQSSDAKKVITVRGTAFDKAGAEGGSGAIEAIDAGSSSAKSDFVSAELSAGDRPELTSAGVIVSGGRAFGSNEDFHKLLDPLADKLNAAVGASRAAVDAGYAPNDYQVGQTGKIVAPEVYIAIGISGAIQHLAGMKDSKVIVAINKDEEAPIFQVADIGLVGDLFQIVPELTEKL; encoded by the coding sequence ATGAAAACGCTCGTTCTCGTCGAACATGATGGCACCGCCATCAAGGACGCCACCCTCTCCACCGTGACCGCCGCCGCCAAGCTTGGCGAGGTGCACCTGCTCGTCGTCGGCAAGGATGTCGGCGCGGTCGCCGAAGCCGCCGCCAAGATCGACGGTGTCGGCAAGGTCCATGTCGCCGATGCCGCGCATCTCGAGCACCAGCTGGCCGAGGATGTCGCGCCGATCATCATCGACCAGATGGGGCATCACGACGTCTTTCTCGCGCCCGCGACCACGACCGGCAAGAATATCGCCCCGCGCGTCGCCGCCAAATTGGACGTGGCGCAGATCAGCGACATCATTGCGGTCGACGGCGATGACACGTTCAAGCGTCCGATCTACGCCGGCAACGCCATCGCGACGGTCCAGTCGAGCGATGCCAAGAAGGTCATCACCGTGCGCGGCACCGCCTTCGACAAGGCCGGTGCCGAGGGTGGCAGCGGGGCGATCGAGGCGATCGACGCGGGTTCGTCCAGCGCCAAGTCGGACTTCGTCTCGGCCGAACTGTCGGCGGGCGACCGTCCCGAACTCACCAGTGCGGGCGTGATCGTCTCGGGCGGGCGCGCCTTCGGCTCGAACGAAGACTTCCACAAGCTCCTCGATCCGCTCGCCGACAAGCTGAACGCCGCCGTCGGCGCCAGCCGCGCCGCGGTCGATGCGGGCTATGCCCCCAACGACTACCAGGTCGGCCAGACCGGCAAGATCGTGGCGCCCGAAGTCTATATCGCCATCGGCATCTCGGGCGCGATCCAGCACCTTGCCGGCATGAAGGACTCGAAGGTCATCGTCGCCATCAACAAGGACGAGGAAGCGCCGATCTTCCAGGTCGCCGACATCGGCCTCGTCGGCGATCTCTTCCAGATCGTGCCGGAGCTGACCGAGAAGCTTTAG
- a CDS encoding electron transfer flavoprotein subunit beta/FixA family protein, translated as MKLLVAVKRVIDYNVKPRIKPDGSGVDLANVKMSMNPFDEIAVEEAVRLKEAGKAEEIVVVSVGPAKAQETLRTALAMGADRAILIQTDEDVEPLGVAKLLAKVAGEENPDMVILGKQAIDDDSNATGQMLAAMLDWGQGTFASKVEPADGAVSVTREIDGGLETVKLQLPAVVTTDLRLNEPRYASLPNIMKAKKKPLETKTPEDYGVDVARRLTITNVAPPPTREAGDKVDSVDELVAKLKELGVA; from the coding sequence ATGAAGCTGCTGGTCGCCGTGAAACGGGTGATCGACTATAACGTGAAGCCTCGGATCAAGCCCGATGGCAGCGGTGTCGATCTCGCCAACGTCAAGATGAGCATGAACCCCTTCGACGAAATCGCCGTCGAGGAAGCCGTGCGCCTCAAGGAAGCCGGAAAGGCCGAGGAGATCGTCGTGGTCTCGGTCGGTCCCGCCAAGGCGCAGGAAACGCTGCGCACGGCGCTGGCGATGGGCGCCGATCGCGCCATCCTCATCCAGACCGACGAAGACGTCGAGCCGCTGGGCGTGGCCAAGCTGCTCGCCAAGGTGGCGGGTGAGGAAAATCCCGACATGGTGATCCTCGGCAAGCAGGCGATCGACGACGACAGCAATGCGACGGGCCAGATGCTCGCCGCCATGCTCGACTGGGGCCAGGGCACCTTCGCCTCGAAGGTCGAGCCCGCCGATGGCGCGGTTAGCGTGACGCGTGAGATCGACGGCGGCCTCGAGACGGTGAAGCTCCAGCTTCCTGCCGTGGTCACCACCGACCTTCGCCTCAATGAGCCGCGCTATGCCTCGCTCCCCAATATCATGAAGGCCAAGAAGAAGCCGCTCGAGACCAAGACGCCGGAAGACTACGGTGTCGACGTCGCGCGCCGCCTGACCATCACCAACGTCGCCCCGCCGCCCACGCGCGAGGCGGGCGACAAGGTCGACAGCGTCGATGAACTCGTCGCCAAGCTCAAAGAACTGGGAGTCGCCTAA
- a CDS encoding exopolysaccharide biosynthesis protein, which produces MSTRTDHRGNYEVHSIADILECLEEIGEKQGCVKVGDIADAFGSRTYAPFIIVPALLELSPIGAIPGVPTLLAVTIAIFAVQMLLGKDHIWIPNVLEERRISGDKLKKAAEKVEGVADKMDSWFHKRLRKLTRGVFIRLAAVVILLLCFAVPPLEFLPFASAGPMLAIIFISLALLVRDGVLLLLSVTVGLTAVGFGLSQLLIGGGGG; this is translated from the coding sequence ATGAGCACGCGTACCGACCATCGGGGCAACTACGAAGTTCACTCGATCGCCGACATTCTCGAATGCCTCGAGGAGATCGGCGAGAAGCAGGGCTGCGTGAAGGTCGGCGATATCGCCGACGCCTTCGGCAGCCGCACCTACGCCCCCTTCATCATCGTGCCCGCGCTGCTCGAATTGTCGCCGATCGGGGCGATCCCCGGCGTGCCCACCTTGCTGGCGGTCACCATCGCGATTTTCGCCGTGCAGATGTTGCTCGGCAAGGACCACATCTGGATCCCCAACGTGCTCGAGGAACGACGCATCTCGGGCGACAAGCTCAAGAAGGCTGCCGAGAAGGTCGAAGGCGTCGCCGACAAGATGGACAGCTGGTTCCACAAGCGGCTGCGCAAGCTCACGCGCGGTGTCTTCATCCGCCTTGCTGCCGTGGTCATCCTGCTTTTGTGCTTCGCGGTGCCGCCCTTGGAATTCCTGCCCTTCGCCAGCGCGGGGCCGATGCTGGCCATCATCTTCATCAGCCTCGCGCTCCTGGTGCGCGACGGCGTTTTGCTGCTCTTGAGCGTGACCGTCGGCCTCACCGCCGTCGGGTTCGGCCTCAGCCAGCTATTGATCGGCGGGGGCGGGGGATAA